Proteins from a single region of Theobroma cacao cultivar B97-61/B2 chromosome 10, Criollo_cocoa_genome_V2, whole genome shotgun sequence:
- the LOC18586670 gene encoding transcriptional activator DEMETER: MNFGEEFSIPQGNEFQFTGSWIPVTPQKPIATISNPIPVNGQGNQFGRGNWQELAGFSTGYVQDILNYNGIGQNFNPIEQMCQSRVDYVGSINSAENRMINNIAGPYTQVLQNESTGWNNNTLANLPATRNATAFAPANGTASISRENAVPIPIMHSQADNWRHSSSHNSMCTNQTQSTSLHFLRNIDRFYQMPQHDFPVPYKPMYNLNSPPRTEVDAAFHITTSFQSTPAAEDQTKIMGNKQLSTVPASASDESSIHEKGKQENLITYNANEVSQHNCELLQNIVDSSSAVISTPVEEKRDSERGSEQGIDLNKTPQQKPPKRRKHRPKVIVEGKPKRNPKPATTKNINSKENPSGKRKYVRRKGLTESATEQADSTKKSDPTAATPAKRRYVRKKSLKESANEQIDSMKEFDPSAGTTVKGKYTEKKNQKESSTEKADCTRGSDPSAGTAGKRKYVRRNGLRASTGQQVEETDPSAVPVAKSCRRVLNFDLENTGNESQAAIFNRQEMQEGSKSSESQAVGLWNTENSGFKTTLTTQSSQQMVLENCQPQTESSHTPSLSKMMLIDYISMPGMPADTASQFQAKDLQMESRNVNARHVIMDNADLSQKSYSNGYSPTQQYINPKGMDQSVSQRTSNWENIDGTNELILERCPKSVPTVLSNSSEGMGSKRDHSQAIEQGQLYTASSLSSLLLQGVFQMNEGYRNGSTNGAGFLQALKRKKIEDESQAYIYGMKYGMSYSSGQLQTKGTNSEFTSLRDCGTSDPQFLQSDNIARRKSGGVSELTGDTNVHSTAAGPTSSKKHISSQLHSGMETLINTNGLTLAHNLATIENFDNLLPTTPKNAPTLQLGSVTKASHTNVSEKKKREPDLSRRAPSGRGKKLQEQKELYEYQQSSKAGPSAKQIYPIPIEEIINKFMGLTLDERNNEAKSEVQNALVIYKGAGTVVPYEGFEFIKKRKPRPKVDLDPETNRVWNLLMGKEGEDIEGTDKEKEKWWEEERRVFHGRVDSFIARMHLVQGDRRFSKWKGSVVDSVIGVFLTQNVSDHLSSSAFMSLAARFPFKSSCKRECDGDGVKILIEEPEFCEPNPNETIKWHEKLFSHPLDRQSPMTSIMSTDYRRNGENPGIERTSFTETHSQSLEEEVLSSQGSFDSSVIQANGVIRSYSGSNSETEDPTTCCKFNNFHGSSVDQMENSASFEEFCNSVNGSSPFHEGLKYKQSEVTENAQKSRLERKENLRGPSSFIQASHFRNQQVQVQAVGVSNHPLHMTLEFEAREREGLEPCGEECMSSWASTASGLNKLKQLGQSEDKITVHQNEQAISQDMATTTLNTLSRKHITHQDTVSQPGAHTKSNQLCNNHQEMRNKAFQSESASVTMPLTTDAVNKMHKSTLLYAANALKLTERPSDVEKMSALNRDKDIENREVQSNTKEQIHSSEKENGAYSFLKSKRRKAEGEKNNATDWDALRKLVQANGWKKERSKDTMDSLDYKAMRHANVNEISNAIKERGMNNMLAERIKEFLNRLVREHESIDLEWLREVPPDKAKDYLLSIRGLGLKSVECVRLLTLHHLAFPVDTNVGRIAVRLGWVPLQPLPESLQLHLLELYPVLESIQKYLWPRLCKLDQRTLYELHYQMITFGKVFCTKSKPNCNACPMRGECRHFASAFASARLALPGPEEKSITSSTVPMMSERNPVQVLNPMPLPPPEHNLLHAGPNNGSHEPIIEEPTTPEPEHTEESQSDIEDACYEDPDEIPTIKLNIEEFTANLQHYMQEKMELQESDLSKALVALNPEAASIPTPKLKNVSRLRTEHYVYELPDDHPLLEEMEKREADDPSPYLLAIWTPGETANTIQPPEQSCGSQEPGRLCNEKTCFACNSVREANAQTVRGTLLIPCRTAMRGSFPLNGTYFQVNEVFADHESSLNPMDVPREWLWNLPRRTVYFGTSVSTIFKGLSTEEIQYCFWKGFVCVRGFDQKTRAPRPLMARLHFPASKLAKTQNKSKR; this comes from the exons ATGAATTTCGGAGAGGAATTTTCGATTCCTCAAGGGAACGAATTTCAGTTTACCGGTTCTTGGATTCCGGTAACACCACAAAAGCCCATCGCAACCATATCAAATCCCATTCCGGTGAACGGGCAAGGGAACCAATTTGGAAGAGGAAATTGGCAGGAATTGGCTGGATTTTCCACTGGATATGTACAAGATATCCTGAACTACAATGGAATTGGTCAGAATTTCAATCCAATTGAGCAAATGTGTCAGAGTCGAGTGGATTATGTTGGCAGTATAAATTCGGCAGAGAACAGAATGATCAATAACATTGCAGGTCCCTACACACAGGTTCTTCAAAATGAAAGCACAGGGTGGAACAATAATACCTTGGCAAATCTTCCAGCAACCAGAAATGCCACTGCTTTTGCCCCTGCAAACGGAACTGCAAGCATAAGCAGAGAAAATGCTGTGCCAATTCCAATTATGCACTCTCAAGCAGACAACTGGAGACACTCCAGCTCACATAATTCAATGTGCACCAACCAAACTCAATCCACAAGTTTGCACTTCTTGAGAAATATTGACAGATTCTACCAAATGCCTCAGC ATGATTTTCCTGTACCTTATAAACCAATGTACAATCTGAACTCACCACCAAGGACAGAAGTTGATGCAGCCTTCCATATCACCACCTCGTTCCAATCCACACCAGCAGCAGAAGATCAAACCAAGATAATGGGGAACAAGCAGCTTTCTACAGTACCAGCCTCTGCATCAGATGAAAGCTCAATTCATGAAAAGGGGAAGCAggaaaatttaattacatacaATGCAAATGAAGTTTCTCAACATAATTGTGAACTCTTACAGAACATTGTTGATTCATCATCTGCTGTCATTTCCACACCAGTGGAGGAAAAAAGGGACTCTGAAAGGGGAAGTGAGCAAGGCATAGATCTGAACAAAACACCCCAGCAAAAACCACCTAAACGAAGAAAACACAGGCCCAAAGTAATTGTAGAAGGCAAACCCAAAAGGAATCCAAAGCCGGCTACTACAAAAAACATTAACTCCAAGGAAAACCCAAGTGGGAAGAGGAAGTATGTGCGCAGAAAAGGCCTGACAGAATCAGCAACTGAACAAGCAGATTCAACGAAGAAGTCTGACCCGACTGCTGCAACTCCAGCAAAGAGGAGGTATGTTCGCAAGAAAAGCCTGAAAGAATCAGCAAATGAACAGATAGATTCTATGAAAGAATTTGATCCTAGTGCTGGAACAACTGTAAAAGGAAAGTacacagaaaagaaaaaccagaaaGAATCATCGACTGAGAAAGCAGATTGTACAAGAGGCTCTGATCCTAGTGCTGGAACAGCTGGAAAACGGAAGTACGTACGCAGAAATGGCCTGAGAGCATCAACAGGTCAACAAGTAGAGGAGACAGACCCTAGTGCTGTGCCTGTTGCAAAATCCTGCAGAAGAGTATTGAATTTTGACTTGGAAAACACTGGAAATGAAAGTCAGGCTGCAATATTTAATCGCCAGGAGATGCAAGAAGGAAGTAAGTCCTCTGAATCTCAAGCCGTGGGATTGTGGAATACAGAAAATAGTGGGTTTAAAACAACATTGACTACACAGAGCAGTCAACAGATGGTTTTGGAAAACTGCCAACCACAAACTGAAAGTAGCCACACCCCTTCCTTGAGTAAAATGATGCTAATTGACTACATATCAATGCCAGGTATGCCAGCTGATACAGCCTCACAATTTCAAGCAAAGGATCTGCAAATGGAAAGTCGAAATGTCAATGCAAGGCATGTAATCATGGACAATGCTGATTTGAGCCAAAAGAGCTACAGCAATGGATACAGTCCCACACAGCAATATATCAATCCAAAAGGAATGGACCAATCTGTTTCACAAAGAACAAGCAATTGGGAAAATATTGATGGGACCAATGAACTAATACTTGAAAGATGCCCTAAATCAGTACCAACAGTTTTGTCCAACTCTAGTGAAGGTATGGGATCCAAGAGAGATCACTCTCAGGCTATTGAGCAGGGACAATTGTATACAGCAAGTTCATTGAGTTCATTGTTATTGCAAGGGGTATTCCAGATGAATGAAGGTTACAGAAATGGCAGCACTAATGGGGCAGGTTTTCTACAGGCtctcaaaagaaagaaaatagaagatGAATCCCAAGCATACATTTATGGGATGAAGTATGGGATGTCATATAGTTCAGGACAACTTCAAACAAAAGGCACAAACAGTGAATTTACATCACTTAGGGATTGTGGAACATCTGACCCTCAATTTCTTCAAAGTGATAACATAGCCAGGAGAAAAAGTGGTGGGGTTAGTGAACTCACCGGGGACACAAATGTTCACTCTACAGCTGCTGGTCCAACTTCTTCGAAGAAACATATTTCGTCCCAACTACATTCAGGCATGGAAACATTAATAAACACCAATGGGTTGACTCTAGCCCATAACTTAGCCACAATCGAGAACTTCGACAATCTTCTACCAACTACCCCTAAGAACGCCCCAACTCTGCAATTAGGGTCAGTCACCAAAGCATCCCATACCAATGTttcagaaaagaagaaaagagagccTGATCTATCCAGAAGAGCTCCATCCGGAAGGGGAAAGAAGCTGCAAGAACAGAAAGAACTGTATGAGTATCAGCAGTCCTCCAAAGCAG GGCCATCAGCAAAACAGATATACCCCATCCCCATTGAGgagataataaataaattcatggGTCTCACCCTTGATGAAAGAAACAACGAAGCCAAATCAGAAGTGCAGAATGCACTTGTCATATACAAAGGGGCAGGCACAGTTGTCCCATATGAGGGGTTTGAGTTTATCAAGAAACGAAAACCACGACCCAAAGTGGACCTTGATCCAGAAACAAATAGGGTATGGAATTTGTTGATGGGGAAGGAGGGAGAAGATATTGAAGGCACAGATAAGGAGAAGGAAAAGTGGtgggaagaagaaaggagagtTTTTCATGGCAGAGTTGATTCATTCATAGCACGAATGCATCTCGTACAAG GAGATAGGCGCTTCTCGAAATGGAAGGGATCGGTGGTGGATTCCGTAATAGGAGTCTTCCTAACTCAAAATGTTTCAGATCATCTTTCAAG CTCTGCCTTCATGTCTCTAGCAGCAAGGTTTCCTTTTAAGTCCTCATGCAAGAGAGAATGTGATGGGGATGGGGTAAAAATACTAATTGAAGAACCAGAATTCTGTGAACCAAATCCAAATGAAACCATAAAATGGCATGAAAAGCTATTCAGTCATCCACTTGACAGGCAAAGCCCTATGACATCCATCATGTCAACAGATTATCGAAGGAATGGTGAGAATCCTGGTATAGAAAGAACAAGCTTCACAGAAACACATAGTCAGAGCTTGGAGGAGGAAGTGCTGTCATCACAAGGTTCTTTTGATTCCTCGGTCATTCAAGCAAACGGAGTAATCAGATCCTATTCAGGCTCCAACTCAGAAACAGAAGATCCTACTACTTGCTGCAAATTCAACAACTTTCATGGTTCAAGTGTTGACCAGATGGAGAACAGTGCCTCATTTGAGGAATTCTGCAATTCTGTAAATGGAAGCTCGCCGTTTCATGAAGGTTTAAAATACAAACAGTCAGAAGTTACAGAGAATGCACAGAAGTCAAGattggaaagaaaagaaaacctcAGAGGGCCTTCCTCATTCATTCAAGCTAGCCATTTTAGAAATCAACAAGTGCAAGTACAAGCAGTTGGGGTGAGTAACCATCCACTACACATGACTTTGGAGTTTGAAGCACGGGAAAGAGAAGGCCTTGAACCCTGTGGTGAAGAATGCATGTCTTCATGGGCTTCAACTGCTTCTGGATTGAACAAGCTAAAACAACTTGGACAAAGTGAAGATAAAATCACAGTCCACCAAAATGAACAAGCTATAAGTCAAGACATGGCCACAACAACCTTGAATACATTATCAAGGAAGCACATAACGCACCAAGATACAGTCTCTCAGCCAGGAGCTCATACTAAAAGTAATCAGCTTTGCAATAATCATCAAGAAATGAGGAATAAGGCCTTCCAATCAGAAAGCGCATCAGTCACAATGCCTCTAACCACTGATGCAGTCAATAAGATGCATAAAAGTACCTTATTGTACGCTGCAAATGCCCTTAAACTCACAGAAAGACCTTCTGATGTTGAGAAAATGTCTGCATTGAATAGGGACAAAGATATAGAAAACAGAGAGGTTCAATCCAACACAAAAGAGCAGATACATTCTTCTGAAAAAGAGAATGGGGCATATAGCTTCTTAAagtcaaaaagaagaaaggctGAGGGAGAGAAGAATAATGCAACTGACTGGGATGCATTGAGGAAACTGGTGCAGGCCAATGgttggaaaaaagaaagaagcaaaGATACCATGGATTCCCTGGATTACAAAGCAATGAGACATGCAAATGTTAATGAGATTTCTAATGCCATCAAAGAAAGAGGGATGAACAACATGTTAGCAGAACGAATCAAG GAATTCTTGAACCGACTGGTTAGAGAACATGAAAGCATCGATCTGGAATGGTTAAGAGAGGTTCCCCCTGATAAAGCAAA GGATTATCTTTTAAGTATACGGGGATTGGGGCTGAAAAGCGTGGAGTGTGTGCGTCTTTTAACCCTTCACCATCTTGCTTTTCCG GTTGACACAAATGTTGGACGAATAGCAGTTAGGCTGGGTTGGGTTCCTCTCCAACCACTGCCTGAATCACTACAGTTGCACCTCCTAGAATT GTATCCGGTACTGGAGTCAATTCAGAAATATCTCTGGCCAAGATTATGCAAACTCGATCAACGAACATT GTATGAACTACATTATCAAATGATTACATTCGGAAAG GTTTTTTGCACAAAGAGTAAACCAAATTGCAATGCATGTCCAATGAGAGGAGAGTGCAGGCACTTTGCAAGTGCTTTTGCAAG TGCGAGGCTCGCACTACCAGGTCCAGAAGAGAAGAGCATAACAAGCTCAACTGTTCCCATGATGTCTGAGAGAAACCCAGTCCAAGTTCTCAATCCAATGCCATTACCTCCACCAGAGCATAACCTGCTTCATGCGGGGCCTAACAATGGCAGCCATGAACCTATCATTGAAGAACCGACGACACCAGAACCAGAGCACACAGAAGAATCACAAAGTGACATCGAAGATGCATGCTATGAAGATCCTGACGAAATTCCcacaataaaactcaatattGAAGAGTTCACAGCAAATCTACAGCATTACATGCAGGAAAAGATGGAACTCCAAGAAAGTGACTTGTCAAAGGCTTTAGTAGCTTTGAATCCTGAAGCTGCTTCTATCCCTACTCCCAAATTGAAGAATGTGAGCAGGCTACGAACAGAGCACTATGT ATATGAACTTCCAGATGATCATCCTCTCTTGGAAGAA ATGGAAAAGCGGGAAGCTGATGATCCAAGCCCCTACCTTCTTGCTATATGGACACCAG GTGAAACTGCAAATACAATTCAACCACCTGAACAAAGTTGTGGGTCCCAAGAACCAGGAAGATTGTGCAATGAGAAGACCTGCTTTGCTTGCAATAGCGTAAGAGAAGCCAATGCACAAACAGTCCGAGGAACACTCTTG ATACCTTGTAGAACTGCAATGAGAGGAAGCTTTCCCCTAAATGGGACATATTTTCAAGTTAATGAG GTCTTTGCAGATCATGAATCAAGCCTCAACCCGATGGATGTCCCAAGGGAATGGCTATGGAATTTACCCAGACGAACTGTGTACTTCGGAACATCTGTATCAACAATTTTCAAAG GACTTTCAACCGAGGAAATTCAGTACTGCTTTTGGAAAG GATTTGTTTGTGTGAGGGGATTCGACCAAAAAACAAGAGCACCCCGGCCTCTTATGGCCAGGTTGCACTTTCCGGCAAGTAAGCTGGCCAAGacacaaaataaaagcaagaGATAA